One Sphingomonas sp. FARSPH DNA segment encodes these proteins:
- the ribA gene encoding GTP cyclohydrolase II, with amino-acid sequence MSEAAPPPVRPSARPRAAARAIDALRRGWPIAIDGLTLLAIETADAARLAEFDPAGAAGVLISSGRAETLKLANQLAAADPDLPVLVERAPWLDFTAATALADPSLDLATPLKGPWRTLPVAAPDAAAAALRLARIAGLLPAFFVDGRDPEVTITPSDIDAHEDAQRLTLATRARLPVAGAEDAEIVAFRSPESADDHVALLIGQPNGQAPLIRLHSECLTGDALGSLKCDCGPQLDAAIRAIKASGWGILLYLRQEGRGIGLVNKLRAYALQDQGFDTVDANTRLGFAVDARDFGVAAQMLKLLGQDRVRLLTNNPAKVAGLAAAGIAVAERVPHALPANPHNARYLATKRDRTGHQL; translated from the coding sequence TTGAGCGAGGCCGCCCCGCCCCCCGTCCGGCCCTCCGCGCGCCCACGTGCCGCCGCGCGCGCGATCGACGCGCTGCGCCGCGGCTGGCCGATCGCGATCGACGGGCTGACGTTGCTGGCGATCGAGACGGCGGACGCGGCGCGGCTGGCGGAGTTCGATCCGGCGGGGGCCGCGGGCGTGTTGATCTCGTCCGGCCGCGCCGAGACGTTGAAGCTCGCGAACCAGCTGGCGGCCGCCGATCCCGATCTGCCGGTGCTGGTCGAACGTGCGCCGTGGCTCGACTTCACCGCCGCCACCGCGCTTGCCGATCCCAGCCTCGATCTCGCGACGCCGCTCAAGGGGCCGTGGCGGACGCTGCCGGTCGCGGCGCCCGATGCCGCCGCCGCGGCGCTGCGCCTCGCCCGCATCGCCGGGCTGCTGCCGGCATTCTTCGTCGACGGCCGCGATCCGGAGGTGACGATCACCCCCTCCGACATCGACGCGCACGAAGATGCGCAGCGCCTGACGCTGGCGACGCGCGCGCGCCTGCCCGTCGCCGGGGCGGAGGATGCCGAAATCGTCGCCTTCCGCTCGCCGGAAAGTGCGGACGATCACGTCGCGCTGCTGATCGGCCAGCCCAATGGCCAGGCGCCGCTGATCCGGCTGCACAGCGAATGTCTGACGGGCGATGCGCTCGGCAGCCTGAAATGCGATTGCGGGCCACAGCTCGATGCCGCGATCCGCGCGATCAAGGCGAGCGGCTGGGGCATTCTGCTGTATCTGCGCCAGGAAGGGCGCGGCATCGGCCTCGTCAACAAATTGCGTGCCTATGCGTTGCAGGACCAGGGATTCGACACGGTCGATGCCAACACGCGGCTGGGCTTTGCGGTCGACGCGCGCGATTTCGGCGTCGCGGCGCAGATGCTGAAGCTGCTTGGCCAGGATCGCGTGCGGCTGTTGACCAACAATCCAGCCAAGGTCGCGGGACTGGCGGCGGCGGGGATCGCCGTCGCGGAGCGCGTGCCGCATGCGCTGCCCGCCAATCCGCATAACGCGCGGTATCTGGCGACGAAGCGCGACCGCACGGGGCACCAGTTATAG
- a CDS encoding cell wall hydrolase translates to MTVLQRAATFAAMTFSLVGLLSNSTPGRATDLDRRVVSAPQTTPSDTNTLVPAIVPVQAAAPASQAEPAKPATFFVQQLPTQTTANGAAATDDSADDEFDTLADAVAAQDNGDVTDAERCLAGAIYFEAKGEPLAGQLAVANVIINRTKSGRFPSDVCAVVKQRGQFAFVRGGQIPSIDEARASYRTAIAVAKVAMDAAWDSPAAQALYFNTPNRRPGGRLTKIAMIGNHVFYR, encoded by the coding sequence ATGACCGTTCTTCAGCGCGCCGCCACCTTCGCGGCGATGACTTTCTCTCTGGTCGGGCTGCTCAGCAACAGCACCCCCGGCCGCGCCACCGACCTTGATCGCAGGGTCGTCTCGGCGCCCCAGACGACTCCGTCCGATACCAACACCCTGGTCCCCGCGATCGTTCCCGTTCAGGCCGCCGCTCCCGCGTCGCAGGCCGAACCGGCGAAGCCCGCCACCTTCTTCGTCCAGCAACTGCCGACCCAAACCACGGCGAACGGCGCTGCGGCAACCGACGATTCCGCCGACGACGAGTTCGACACGCTGGCCGATGCGGTCGCCGCGCAGGACAATGGCGACGTCACCGACGCCGAGCGCTGCCTCGCCGGTGCGATCTATTTCGAGGCGAAGGGCGAACCGCTCGCCGGCCAGCTCGCCGTCGCCAACGTCATCATCAACCGCACCAAGTCGGGCCGCTTCCCGTCGGACGTCTGCGCCGTCGTCAAGCAGCGCGGCCAGTTCGCCTTCGTACGTGGCGGCCAGATCCCCTCGATCGACGAGGCGCGCGCCAGCTACCGCACCGCGATCGCCGTCGCCAAGGTCGCGATGGACGCGGCCTGGGACAGCCCCGCCGCGCAGGCGCTGTACTTCAACACGCCGAATCGTCGCCCCGGTGGCCGCCTCACCAAGATCGCGATGATCGGCAACCACGTCTTCTATCGCTGA
- a CDS encoding MmcB family DNA repair protein produces MFDMAPASCLDGGDPALCAADIARGVTRMLLRHDITTISEVPLDGGRRADLMALDARGQLVIVEIKVSRADLLGDGKWPDYLAHCDRYFWAVPAGFDLTPLDGVAFLPERTGVIVADRYDAAIVREAHTVPLPAHVRKRCTLAFARRAARRLTGLVDPEAMAG; encoded by the coding sequence ATGTTCGACATGGCCCCGGCTTCGTGTTTGGACGGCGGCGATCCCGCTCTGTGCGCGGCGGACATCGCGCGCGGCGTGACGCGCATGCTGCTCCGCCACGACATCACCACGATTTCCGAAGTTCCGCTGGACGGGGGCCGCCGTGCCGACCTGATGGCGCTCGACGCGCGCGGGCAGTTGGTGATCGTCGAGATCAAGGTGTCGCGCGCCGATCTGCTCGGCGACGGCAAATGGCCCGATTATCTGGCGCATTGCGACCGCTATTTCTGGGCGGTGCCGGCGGGATTCGACCTGACGCCGCTCGACGGCGTGGCCTTTCTGCCGGAACGGACCGGGGTGATCGTCGCCGATCGCTACGATGCGGCGATCGTGCGCGAGGCGCATACCGTGCCGCTGCCGGCGCATGTGCGCAAGCGCTGCACGCTCGCCTTCGCCCGGCGCGCCGCGCGCCGGCTGACCGGGCTGGTCGATCCGGAGGCGATGGCGGGCTGA
- the coaE gene encoding dephospho-CoA kinase (Dephospho-CoA kinase (CoaE) performs the final step in coenzyme A biosynthesis.), translating into MTLLLGLTGSIGMGKSTVAEMFADEGVPVFDADAAVHRLQGPGGGVVAAIEAAFPGTTGPDGVDRAALGRAVLGDDAAMKRLEGIVHPAVAAERTDFLAAHADAPVVVLDVPLLFETGGDAGVDAVAVVSAPADVQRARVLARAGMSAAKFDAILARQMPDAQKRARADFVIPTGGGLDATRGAVRDVLACMRARAGG; encoded by the coding sequence ATGACGCTGCTGCTCGGCCTGACCGGGTCGATCGGCATGGGCAAGTCGACCGTCGCGGAGATGTTCGCAGACGAGGGCGTGCCGGTGTTCGACGCGGATGCGGCGGTCCACCGGCTGCAGGGACCGGGCGGCGGCGTGGTCGCGGCGATCGAGGCGGCGTTTCCCGGGACGACCGGCCCCGATGGCGTCGATCGCGCCGCGCTGGGCCGTGCGGTGCTGGGCGATGACGCCGCGATGAAACGGCTGGAGGGGATCGTGCACCCCGCGGTCGCGGCCGAGCGGACCGATTTCCTCGCCGCCCATGCCGACGCGCCCGTCGTCGTGCTCGACGTGCCGCTGCTGTTCGAGACGGGCGGCGATGCGGGCGTGGATGCGGTCGCGGTCGTCTCCGCCCCCGCCGACGTCCAGCGCGCCCGCGTGCTCGCGCGCGCGGGGATGAGCGCGGCGAAGTTCGACGCGATCCTCGCGCGGCAGATGCCCGATGCGCAAAAACGCGCGCGGGCCGACTTCGTCATCCCGACCGGCGGTGGCCTGGATGCGACGCGCGGCGCGGTGCGCGATGTCCTCGCTTGCATGCGGGCGCGCGCGGGCGGATAA
- the dnaQ gene encoding DNA polymerase III subunit epsilon, whose translation MREIVFDTETTGLSFAGGDRLVEIGCVELVNRVETGRTFHAYYHPERSMPAEAQAVHGISDAFLADKPLFGAMVHELLDFIGDAPLVAHNAGFDFSFINGELSRCGRDPVCTSRMIDTLAIARQRHPGAKHTLDALCSRFGVDRSHRVLHGALLDAQLLAQVYVELMGGRQIGLGLVSEVIADNDATTGARRPSIVRPPRHFAAPPAELAVHAAFVATLDNPLWEVGSPA comes from the coding sequence ATGCGCGAGATCGTGTTCGACACCGAAACCACCGGCCTCAGCTTCGCCGGGGGCGACCGCCTCGTCGAGATCGGCTGCGTCGAGCTGGTCAACCGCGTCGAGACGGGCCGCACCTTCCACGCTTATTACCATCCCGAACGCAGCATGCCCGCGGAGGCGCAGGCGGTGCACGGCATTTCGGACGCCTTCCTGGCCGACAAGCCGCTGTTCGGCGCGATGGTGCACGAACTGCTCGACTTCATCGGCGATGCGCCGCTCGTCGCGCACAACGCCGGCTTCGATTTCAGCTTCATCAACGGCGAGCTCAGTCGCTGCGGCCGTGACCCGGTGTGCACCAGCCGAATGATCGACACATTGGCGATCGCGCGGCAACGGCATCCGGGTGCGAAGCATACGCTCGATGCTTTGTGCTCGCGATTCGGCGTCGACCGGTCGCATCGCGTGCTGCACGGCGCGCTGCTCGACGCGCAATTGCTGGCGCAGGTCTATGTCGAGCTGATGGGCGGGCGGCAGATCGGGCTCGGCCTCGTCAGCGAGGTGATCGCCGATAACGACGCCACGACGGGCGCGCGCCGGCCCAGCATCGTCCGGCCGCCGCGGCACTTCGCCGCACCGCCGGCGGAACTTGCCGTGCACGCAGCCTTTGTTGCTACGCTGGACAATCCGCTGTGGGAGGTCGGATCGCCCGCTTGA
- a CDS encoding PaaI family thioesterase — protein sequence MTPPDGADATGGAEEAHFRSLESLYAAAPINRLFDSTLEIIAPGAARIRFTLDERHFHAAGAVHGTSYFKMLDDAAFYAANSLVTDRFLLTTAFNLLLTRPLRAGPVVAEGRWISGKRRVYVADARLIDADGEEAARGTGTFMRSQIPLSGLPGYRPS from the coding sequence ATGACGCCGCCTGACGGTGCGGACGCGACGGGTGGGGCGGAGGAGGCGCATTTCCGCAGCCTCGAATCGCTCTATGCCGCCGCGCCGATCAACCGCCTGTTCGATTCGACGCTGGAGATCATCGCCCCCGGCGCCGCGCGTATCCGCTTCACGCTCGACGAGCGGCACTTCCACGCGGCGGGCGCGGTCCACGGTACCAGCTATTTCAAGATGCTCGACGATGCCGCTTTCTATGCGGCGAACAGCCTCGTCACCGATCGTTTCCTGCTCACCACCGCGTTCAACCTGCTGCTGACACGCCCGCTGCGCGCCGGGCCGGTGGTGGCGGAGGGGCGCTGGATCAGCGGCAAGCGCCGGGTGTATGTCGCCGACGCGCGGCTGATCGATGCCGATGGCGAGGAAGCGGCGCGCGGCACGGGCACGTTCATGCGATCGCAGATCCCGCTGTCGGGCCTGCCGGGCTATCGCCCGTCATGA
- a CDS encoding PTS sugar transporter subunit IIA, with product MSDFSDLLRPDAVYTDVAVANKKTLFAQLAAAAEALGIDPRSVAERLAAREKLGSTGFGGGVAIPHARLPGLDAVTGVFMRLAQPIEFDAVDDLPVDLIFLLLSPEDAGAEHLKALARVSRRLRDRTFLSKLRGAGSPDALYALFTAELAHDAA from the coding sequence ATGAGCGATTTCAGTGATCTGCTGCGGCCCGACGCCGTCTACACGGACGTGGCGGTCGCCAACAAGAAAACGCTGTTCGCGCAGCTCGCCGCCGCGGCCGAGGCGTTGGGGATCGATCCGCGGTCGGTCGCCGAGCGGCTCGCCGCGCGGGAGAAGCTGGGGTCGACCGGCTTCGGCGGCGGCGTCGCCATCCCGCACGCGCGATTGCCCGGGCTCGACGCGGTCACCGGCGTGTTCATGCGCCTGGCGCAACCGATCGAGTTCGACGCGGTCGACGATCTGCCAGTCGACCTGATCTTCCTGCTGCTCTCGCCCGAGGATGCAGGCGCGGAGCATCTGAAGGCGCTCGCGCGCGTGTCGCGGCGGCTGCGCGACCGCACGTTTCTGAGCAAGTTGCGCGGCGCGGGGTCGCCCGACGCGCTCTACGCGCTGTTCACCGCCGAGCTGGCGCATGACGCCGCCTGA
- the hpf gene encoding ribosome hibernation-promoting factor, HPF/YfiA family produces the protein MDIRISGHQVATGDALKDHVSDRLQGIATKYFARALSAEVTFGKGPHDVGFKCDIVMHVTRGLVLKGRHEAQDAHLAFDGAAEKIDKQLRRYSRRLKDRNASEVVQLQEDSGYDNNAGYTLFQEPAEDEAGDAPLIVAETRVDIPDASVSDAVMMLDLRNTAALLFRNAGTGAYNMVYRRGDGTIGWVEPQRVQAGS, from the coding sequence ATGGATATCCGGATTTCTGGTCACCAGGTCGCCACCGGCGACGCGCTCAAGGATCATGTGAGCGACCGGCTTCAGGGTATCGCCACGAAATATTTCGCCCGCGCGCTGTCGGCCGAAGTGACGTTCGGCAAGGGGCCGCACGATGTCGGGTTCAAGTGCGACATCGTCATGCACGTGACACGCGGCCTGGTGCTGAAAGGACGTCACGAGGCGCAGGACGCCCACCTCGCCTTCGACGGCGCGGCCGAGAAGATCGACAAGCAGCTGCGCCGCTATTCGCGCCGCCTGAAGGATCGCAATGCGAGCGAGGTGGTCCAGCTGCAGGAAGACAGCGGTTACGACAACAACGCCGGCTATACGCTGTTCCAGGAGCCGGCGGAGGACGAAGCGGGTGATGCGCCGCTGATCGTTGCGGAAACGCGCGTCGACATCCCCGATGCCAGCGTGTCCGATGCGGTGATGATGCTCGACCTGCGCAACACCGCCGCCCTGCTGTTCCGCAACGCCGGCACGGGCGCGTACAACATGGTCTATCGTCGCGGCGACGGCACGATCGGCTGGGTAGAGCCCCAGCGGGTGCAGGCCGGCAGCTGA
- a CDS encoding DNA translocase FtsK, with protein MASRAQPGLLRETVKAGAVRGGALVSSLALFLVTVLMVLALASYRASDAALNTASGGAVQNLAGPPGAWFADVALTLLGPAVALLLPVLPMMAMRLWRGHPLGRWVRMLRGATIGVALMASALAFVSDAAVLALPAGWGGVIGLSLSHLVEWGLSFIGQPGAERWAARGIGLLIGVAGIIVWAKSLEIELGDRRFRLRRRARDDADAGDDDLPFDAYGDDEDEEEAPLDLKRKAIEPRALATPDPRPAPVIADRNLAPSAAIAKPKQAQLALDHHYTLPGLDLLTPAPPAPKAAIDKASLERNARLLENVLDDFKVQGAITEVRPGPVVTMYELEPAPGIKASRVIALADDIARNMSAISARVAVIPGRNVIGIELPNQKREMVSLHELVGSQTFEDQAAQLPIILGKNIAGDPVIADLAPMPHLLVAGTTGSGKSVGLNCMIMSLLYRLTPEQCRMIMIDPKMLELSVYDDIPHLLSPVVTDPAKAVRALKWAVETMEDRYRQMSSVGVRSLAGFNDKVRAAKAKGQRLGRRVQTGYHPDTGQPVYEEEQLDYEPLPQIVVIVDELADLMMTAGKEVEFLIQRLAQKARAAGIHLIMATQRPSVDVITGVIKANLPTRISFHVTSKIDSRTILGEQGAEQLLGRGDMLYMPGGKGIVRVHGPFVSDDEVRGVADHWRGQGQPDYISSVTEEPEESYTLEGAPIGEDSAEDQQYRQAIQLVCESQKASTSWLQRQLRIGYNSAARLIERMEKDGIVGRPDHVGRREVLRDAEGHAI; from the coding sequence ATGGCGAGCCGTGCGCAGCCAGGCTTGTTGCGTGAGACGGTGAAGGCGGGCGCGGTACGCGGCGGCGCGTTGGTGTCGTCGCTGGCGCTGTTCCTGGTCACCGTGCTGATGGTGCTCGCGTTGGCGAGCTACCGGGCGAGCGATGCGGCGCTCAACACCGCGTCGGGGGGCGCCGTGCAGAATCTCGCCGGCCCGCCGGGGGCGTGGTTCGCCGACGTCGCGCTGACGCTGCTCGGTCCCGCCGTCGCGCTGCTGCTCCCCGTGCTGCCGATGATGGCGATGCGCCTGTGGCGCGGCCATCCGCTCGGCCGCTGGGTGCGGATGCTGCGCGGCGCGACGATCGGCGTCGCGCTGATGGCGAGCGCGCTCGCCTTCGTCTCCGATGCGGCGGTGCTCGCGCTGCCGGCGGGCTGGGGCGGGGTGATCGGCCTGTCGCTGTCGCACCTCGTCGAATGGGGGTTGTCGTTCATCGGCCAGCCGGGCGCGGAACGCTGGGCGGCGCGCGGCATCGGCCTGCTGATCGGGGTCGCGGGCATCATCGTCTGGGCGAAGAGCCTGGAGATCGAGCTGGGCGACCGCCGCTTCCGCCTGCGCCGCCGCGCGCGCGACGATGCCGATGCGGGCGACGACGACCTGCCGTTCGACGCCTATGGCGACGACGAGGACGAAGAGGAGGCGCCACTCGACCTCAAGCGCAAGGCGATCGAGCCGCGCGCGCTCGCCACGCCCGATCCGCGCCCCGCGCCGGTGATCGCCGACCGCAATCTCGCCCCCTCCGCCGCGATCGCCAAGCCGAAGCAGGCGCAGCTCGCGCTCGACCATCATTACACTTTGCCCGGCCTCGACCTGCTCACCCCCGCGCCGCCCGCGCCCAAGGCGGCGATCGACAAGGCGTCGCTGGAGCGCAACGCGCGATTGCTCGAGAACGTGCTCGACGATTTCAAGGTGCAGGGCGCGATCACCGAGGTGCGCCCCGGCCCCGTCGTGACGATGTACGAACTGGAGCCCGCGCCGGGCATCAAGGCGAGCCGCGTCATCGCGCTCGCCGACGATATCGCACGCAACATGTCGGCGATCTCCGCGCGCGTCGCGGTGATCCCGGGGCGCAACGTGATCGGCATCGAACTGCCCAACCAGAAGCGCGAGATGGTCTCGCTCCATGAGCTGGTCGGAAGCCAGACGTTCGAGGATCAGGCGGCGCAGCTGCCCATCATTCTCGGCAAGAACATCGCGGGCGATCCCGTCATCGCCGATCTCGCGCCGATGCCGCATCTGCTCGTCGCGGGCACCACCGGCTCGGGCAAGTCGGTCGGCCTCAACTGCATGATCATGTCGCTGCTCTACCGGCTTACGCCGGAGCAATGCCGGATGATCATGATCGATCCCAAGATGCTGGAACTCAGCGTCTACGACGACATCCCGCATCTGCTCTCCCCCGTCGTCACCGATCCCGCCAAGGCGGTGCGTGCGCTCAAATGGGCGGTCGAGACGATGGAGGACCGCTATCGCCAGATGTCGTCGGTCGGCGTGCGCAGCCTGGCGGGCTTCAACGACAAGGTGCGCGCCGCCAAGGCCAAGGGCCAGCGGCTCGGCCGCCGTGTGCAGACCGGCTACCACCCCGACACCGGCCAGCCCGTCTATGAAGAGGAGCAGCTCGATTACGAGCCGCTGCCGCAGATCGTCGTCATCGTCGACGAGCTCGCCGATCTGATGATGACTGCGGGCAAGGAGGTGGAATTCCTGATCCAGCGCCTCGCGCAAAAGGCGCGCGCGGCGGGCATCCACCTCATCATGGCGACGCAGCGGCCGAGCGTCGACGTCATCACCGGCGTCATCAAGGCGAACCTGCCGACGCGGATCAGCTTCCATGTCACCAGCAAGATCGATTCGCGCACCATCCTGGGCGAACAGGGTGCCGAACAGCTGCTGGGGCGCGGCGACATGCTCTACATGCCGGGCGGCAAGGGGATCGTGCGCGTCCACGGCCCCTTCGTCAGCGACGACGAGGTGCGCGGCGTCGCCGACCATTGGCGGGGGCAGGGCCAGCCCGATTACATCAGTTCGGTCACCGAGGAGCCCGAGGAGAGCTACACGCTGGAAGGCGCGCCGATCGGCGAGGATTCGGCGGAGGACCAGCAATATCGTCAGGCAATCCAGCTGGTGTGCGAATCGCAGAAGGCGTCGACCAGCTGGCTGCAGCGGCAACTCAGGATCGGCTACAATTCCGCCGCACGCCTGATCGAGCGAATGGAAAAGGACGGCATCGTCGGGCGCCCCGACCACGTCGGCCGCCGCGAAGTGCTGCGCGATGCCGAGGGGCATGCGATCTGA
- a CDS encoding shikimate dehydrogenase family protein: protein MTATPYAEVIGDPIAQSKSPVIHGFWLDALGLEADYRKTLVTADELPAFFTERRADPAWRGCNVTMPHKIAALDHVEDRGDVRGGIGAINTVIRVEDGGVVGTNTDAGGFYAPLAGFDLAGKPVTVIGAGGAARAVLFALARMGVGPVTVMNRNTLKAGALLASFGLKGQARPLTHPVAPDTSLLVNASTLGMAGQPPLAIDLTPLGADAIVYDIIYSPLETDLLVQANDRGLETVDGLEMLIGQAALAFELFFGAAPPRDRDEDLRALLTA, encoded by the coding sequence ATGACCGCCACGCCCTATGCCGAGGTGATCGGCGATCCGATCGCCCAGTCCAAATCGCCCGTGATCCACGGCTTCTGGCTCGACGCGCTGGGCCTCGAGGCGGACTATCGCAAGACCTTGGTGACGGCGGACGAACTGCCCGCCTTCTTCACGGAGCGCCGCGCCGATCCGGCGTGGCGCGGGTGCAACGTCACGATGCCGCACAAGATCGCCGCGCTCGACCATGTCGAGGATCGCGGGGACGTGCGCGGCGGGATCGGTGCGATCAATACGGTGATCCGCGTCGAGGATGGCGGCGTGGTCGGCACCAACACCGATGCGGGCGGCTTCTACGCGCCGCTCGCCGGGTTCGACCTGGCGGGGAAACCGGTGACGGTGATCGGTGCGGGCGGTGCGGCGCGCGCGGTGCTGTTCGCGCTCGCGCGGATGGGCGTCGGGCCGGTGACGGTGATGAACCGCAACACGCTGAAGGCCGGGGCGCTGCTCGCGAGCTTCGGGCTGAAGGGGCAGGCGCGCCCCCTCACCCACCCGGTCGCGCCCGACACCAGCCTTCTGGTCAATGCCAGCACGCTCGGCATGGCGGGACAGCCCCCGCTCGCCATCGACCTCACGCCGCTTGGCGCGGATGCGATCGTCTACGACATCATCTACTCGCCGCTGGAGACGGACCTCCTCGTGCAGGCGAACGATCGCGGGCTGGAGACGGTCGACGGGCTGGAGATGCTGATCGGCCAGGCAGCGCTGGCGTTCGAATTGTTCTTCGGCGCCGCGCCGCCGCGCGACCGCGACGAGGATCTGCGCGCGCTGTTGACGGCATGA
- a CDS encoding DUF1491 family protein: protein MSGRLPTHLAVGALLRRVNDAGGMAVVRGRGDAQGGGVLIVIEARDGSTRVIEHGYDLDGSAVLRDSTPSGPVDDYWRRRRTSDPDLWVIELDIADAERFAAETILND, encoded by the coding sequence ATGAGCGGGCGGCTGCCGACGCACCTCGCGGTCGGCGCGCTGCTGCGCCGTGTCAACGATGCGGGCGGGATGGCGGTGGTGCGCGGGCGCGGCGACGCGCAGGGCGGCGGCGTGCTGATCGTGATCGAGGCGCGCGATGGTTCGACGCGCGTGATCGAGCATGGCTACGACCTGGATGGGTCAGCGGTGCTGCGCGATTCGACCCCATCCGGCCCTGTCGACGACTATTGGCGACGGCGGCGCACGTCCGACCCCGATCTGTGGGTGATCGAACTGGACATCGCGGACGCGGAACGGTTCGCCGCTGAAACGATCCTGAACGATTGA
- a CDS encoding LolA family protein: MIRHAFALTAALAAPVALSAQSTGDLATVQRHLQTLTTMTADFTQTDRNGKVLTGTFTLKRPGKLRFQYEKGVPILIVAEGGALTFIDYSVRQVQRWPIKNSPLGVLLDPNRDIGKFAKVVPTGNPQVVSIEASDANHPEYGRITLIFQRDGAAPAGLMLQGWVALDSQNNRTTIRLSNQKFGVPVSDGTFRWNDPRRTSTRN, encoded by the coding sequence ATGATCCGACACGCTTTCGCCTTGACCGCCGCGCTTGCTGCCCCCGTCGCCCTGTCTGCGCAATCGACGGGCGATCTCGCGACGGTGCAACGTCATCTCCAGACGCTGACGACGATGACCGCCGACTTCACGCAGACCGACCGCAACGGCAAGGTGCTGACCGGCACGTTCACGCTGAAGCGGCCGGGCAAGCTGCGCTTCCAATATGAAAAGGGCGTGCCGATCCTGATCGTCGCGGAGGGCGGCGCGCTGACCTTCATCGATTATTCGGTACGGCAGGTGCAGCGTTGGCCGATCAAGAATTCGCCGCTCGGCGTATTGCTTGACCCCAATCGCGACATCGGCAAGTTCGCCAAGGTCGTGCCGACGGGGAATCCGCAGGTCGTGTCGATCGAAGCGAGCGATGCGAATCACCCCGAATACGGCCGGATCACGCTGATCTTCCAACGCGACGGCGCCGCGCCCGCGGGGCTGATGCTGCAGGGGTGGGTCGCGCTCGACAGCCAGAACAACCGCACGACGATCCGCCTGTCGAACCAGAAGTTCGGCGTGCCGGTAAGCGACGGAACGTTCCGCTGGAACGACCCGCGGCGTACGTCGACGCGAAACTGA
- a CDS encoding exodeoxyribonuclease III, translating to MKIASWNINSVRFRAPIVEQFLTEAAPDVLCLQETKVVDDDFPHDLFDQLGYVHRVIHGQRMHHGVAIVSRLPITEDDRLDWQANREARHVGIRLPNGVRLENVYVPAGGDEPDRDVNPKFGQKLDFVARMTEWSRSLACPTILTGDFNIAPLPSDVWSHKALLKVVSHTPIEVAALDGLMASNDWVDLGRHFHPAPARLHTWWSYRSPDWTKNDRGRRLDHMWATADVARAATAHIVFEDCRSWLKPSDHVPIMTEFAF from the coding sequence GTGAAGATCGCCTCGTGGAACATCAATTCGGTCCGCTTTCGCGCGCCCATCGTCGAGCAATTCCTGACCGAGGCCGCGCCCGATGTGCTGTGCCTGCAGGAGACGAAGGTCGTCGACGACGACTTCCCGCACGATCTGTTCGACCAGCTGGGCTATGTCCACCGCGTCATCCACGGCCAGCGCATGCATCACGGCGTCGCGATCGTCAGCCGCCTGCCGATCACCGAGGACGACCGGCTCGACTGGCAGGCGAATCGCGAGGCGCGGCACGTCGGCATCCGCCTGCCGAACGGCGTCAGGCTGGAGAATGTCTACGTCCCCGCCGGCGGCGACGAGCCCGACCGCGACGTGAACCCGAAGTTCGGCCAGAAGCTCGATTTCGTCGCGCGGATGACCGAATGGTCGCGCAGCCTCGCCTGCCCGACGATCCTGACCGGCGATTTCAACATCGCGCCGCTGCCATCGGACGTGTGGAGCCACAAGGCGCTGCTCAAGGTCGTCAGCCACACGCCGATCGAGGTCGCGGCGCTGGATGGCCTGATGGCATCGAACGACTGGGTCGACCTCGGCCGGCATTTCCATCCGGCGCCGGCGCGGCTGCATACATGGTGGAGCTATCGCTCGCCCGACTGGACGAAGAACGATCGCGGCCGCCGGCTCGACCATATGTGGGCGACCGCCGACGTTGCGCGCGCGGCGACCGCGCACATCGTGTTCGAGGATTGCCGCAGCTGGCTGAAACCGTCGGATCATGTGCCGATCATGACCGAGTTCGCCTTTTGA
- a CDS encoding aspartyl protease family protein, giving the protein MRTHSVKWRHNHQRLLLPVAIFPGLNSNNPFESLRYEGLIDTGATGTGIRADVAAQLALRQKGQRRVATANGLIYAAEYIIRIGFMPGDLTDPATSADAQHPYVLEGQLIAFELHAGFSYPVLIGMDVIAAGDLTVSRDGRAEFVLP; this is encoded by the coding sequence ATGCGAACGCACTCCGTTAAGTGGCGCCACAACCACCAGCGCCTGCTCCTCCCAGTCGCCATCTTTCCCGGCCTCAACAGTAATAACCCGTTCGAATCGCTACGGTATGAGGGCCTTATCGACACGGGCGCCACGGGGACGGGCATCAGGGCGGATGTCGCCGCACAGCTGGCTTTGCGCCAGAAAGGACAGCGGCGTGTCGCCACCGCCAACGGCCTGATCTATGCAGCGGAATATATCATCCGGATCGGGTTCATGCCTGGCGACCTTACCGATCCTGCAACGTCTGCCGACGCGCAGCATCCCTATGTTCTCGAAGGTCAATTGATCGCCTTCGAACTGCACGCGGGTTTTTCCTACCCGGTCTTGATCGGCATGGATGTCATTGCGGCGGGAGATCTGACCGTTTCGCGCGATGGTCGTGCCGAATTCGTCTTGCCGTAG